From the genome of Anopheles moucheti chromosome 3, idAnoMoucSN_F20_07, whole genome shotgun sequence, one region includes:
- the LOC128303278 gene encoding RING finger and CHY zinc finger domain-containing protein 1 yields the protein MDEKKPIPTPAGGNATATVSSAAEQDENEKRVGCAHYKRRAKFVTPCCNKFYMCRYCHDENETHFFNRKTVTELICTECDTRQRVQAECEKCGVRFGRYTCLVCNLFDDEDRNQYHCDGCGICRVGGRGRFFHCEVCNMCLPLQLKFDGHRCVENVSRSNCPVCLDDIHTSRIPCHIPDCGHLLHRTCFEELLSSGHYACPTCQTSMMDMNQLWEYLDAEVAATPMPKEYANYYVDILCKDCHKESTVKFHVVGLKCTHCGAYNTCRTKTKSINGCSSNTGSSSTSGGSSAASSTAPTNTSETTSWIRMVPLSMVESDDSAIDDIAIDDSEDERLVDRLETYLHHVSHGDDDGASTSAASSSSSSNSSSSAPSSSTMVSTAASVGAGQQQHRGVRLTNGTSSRSDASSSSSSGASCPNGGQAGSSNNSNRSSSTNSTNINGTLAVVRRTNGRTDVAGSSSSSAAHDDDRSSFDDSKSNDNGGAAPI from the exons ATGGATGAAAAGAAACCAATTCCAACGCCTGCCGGTGGCAATGCAACGGCCACCGTATCATCTGCAGCGGAACAGGACGAAAACGAAAAGCGTGTTGGATGTGCACACTACAAGCGACGGGCAAAATTTGTG aCACCTTGCTGTAACAAATTCTACATGTGTCGATACTGCCACGACGAGAATGAGACACATTTCTTCAACCGGAAAACGGTGACGGAGTTGATCTGCACTGAGTGTGACACCCGGCAGCGTGTGCAGGCCGAATGTGAAAAGTGTGGCGTACGATTCGGGCGG TACACTTGCCTGGTGTGCAATCTATTTGACGACGAGGACCGTAATCAGTATCACTGTGATGGGTGCGGAATTTGCCGCGTCGGAGGCCGTGGACGATTCTTTCACTGTGAAGTTTGCAATATGTGTTTACCACTCCAGCTAAAGTTCGACGGGCATAGG TGTGTGGAGAATGTGTCCCGATCGAACTGTCCCGTGTGTCTGGATGATATTCACACATCGCGTATTCCATGTCACATTCCCGACTGTGGACATTTACTACATCGGACATGCTTCGAAGAATTG CTTTCGTCCGGCCATTATGCTTGCCCCACCTGCCAGACGTCGATGATGGATATGAACCAGCTGTGGGAGTATCTGGATGCGGAAGTAGCCGCGACACCCATGCCAAAGGAATACGCAAACTATTACGTTGACATTCTATGCAAAGATTGCCACAAG GAGTCAACGGTGAAATTTCACGTAGTTGGATTAAAGTGTACTCACTGTGGTGCATACAATACCTGTCGGACGAAGACGAAAAGCATTAATGGATGTAGTAGTAataccggcagcagcagtacgagTGGAGGTAGCAGTGCGGCAAGTAGCACAGCACCTACGAACACTTCCGAGACGACTTCATGGATAAGGATGGTTCCACTGTCGATGGTAGAGTCGGATGATAGCGCCATCGATGATATCGCCATTGACGACAGTGAAGATG AACGACTTGTCGATCGGCTTGAGACGTATCTACACCACGTATCCCATGGTGACGATGACGGAGCAAGCACATCGGCCGCCTCGTCTTCTTCCTCCTCAAACTCTTCGTCTTCCGCTCCGTCCTCCTCGACGATGGTAAGTACCGCGGCATCGGTTGGCGctgggcagcagcagcatcgtgGAGTCCGTCTTACCAATGGTACCAGCAGCAGAAGTGACGCGAGCAGTTCATCCAGCTCTGGTGCGTCCTGTCCCAATGGCGGCCAGGCGGGTAGTAGTAACAATAGTAATCGTAGTAGCAGTACTAATAGCACCAATATAAATGGTACCCTGGCCGTGGTGAGAAGAACCAATGGACGGACGGATGTAGCAGGCTCCTCGTCCTCGTCCGCTGCACACGACGACGATCGTTCCTCGTTCGATGATAGCAAAAGTAACGATAATGGCGGTGCAGCTCCAATCTGA
- the LOC128303282 gene encoding arrestin domain-containing protein 3-like: MDYIKELDIRLDKEHYYAGEVLSGRVIMHTTENFKLKSIRLLLRGKAHVEWKVFVSGDKRTVKDDQVYIDERAVIWGERAGEGLDVTVPVLVRGQHQFPFRFNIPETNLPCSFESRACYIRYFVKATIDIPYASPPQGIKYFTIIGPHIDCMDEQYLKPISGQDKKVKCCLCCAKGPVTLSCSLDRTAFCCGETLKLKSIIDNQGEEAVKLKVRLLQYCEFFVERGVLGVTKEVQHLVLEYKGETVVPNERQDTCANLRIPTVPTTTMGVCRLAQIYYTLVACLEFDKSGDDLQINFPITIGTVPFRIPNSNLQPHIGYDVAIDHVEGGTYIGPEFLLGEVYDGCNVSDNEHRDLAPLYRPVYLTVVRSSQQISAKAVERNNRRQSASAVLGGGPMPSSSMDGGGGACSSGTNGGAVGSKGTVEGKNDLQRHRK; the protein is encoded by the exons ATGGATTACATCAAAGAGCTCGATATTCGACTCGACAAGGAGCACTACTACGCCGGTGAAGTGCTCTCGGGGCGAGTCATAATGCACACTACGGAAAATTTCAAGCTCAAGT CCATCCGGTTACTGCTCAGAGGTAAAGCGCACGTCGAGTGGAAGGTGTTCGTGTCCGGAGACAAAAGAACG GTGAAGGACGATCAGGTCTACATCGACGAGCGGGCCGTCATATGGGGCGAACGGGCGGGCGAAGGACTGGACGTGACCGTACCGGTGCTGGTGCGAGGCCAGCATcagtttccgttccgtttcaaCATCCCCGAAACCAATCTACCGTGCAGCTTCGAGTCACGTGCCTGTTACATCCGTTATTTCGTTAAG GCAACGATTGATATTCCGTATGCTTCTCCACCGCAAGGCATCAAGTACTTCACCATCATCGGACCACACATAGACTGTATGGATGAGCAATATCTG AAACCGATATCGGGCCAGGACAAGAAGGTCAAGTGTTGCCTATGCTGTGCCAAAGGACCCGTTACGCTCAG CTGTTCCCTCGACCGGACGGCATTCTGCTGCGGTGAAACACTCAAGCTGAAATCGATCATCGACAATCAGGGCGAAGAGGCAGTCAAGCTGAAGGTGCGCCTGCTGCAGTACTGCGAGTTCTTCGTCGAGCGTGGCGTGCTCGGTGTGACGAAGGAAGTCCAACACCTGGTGCTCGAGTACAAAGGTGAAACGGTGGTACCGAACGAGCGGCAGGATACCTGTGCCAACCTGCGCATCCCAACCGTACCGACCACCACGATGGGCGTCTGCCGGCTGGCACAGATCTACTACACGCTCGTG GCCTGCCTGGAATTCGATAAATCTGGCGACGACTTGCAAATTAACTTCCCCATCACGATCGGTACGGTACCGTTCCGAATACCGAACAGCAATCTTCAACCGCACATAGGATACG ATGTTGCCATCGATCACGTCGAGGGTGGCACCTACATCGGGCCAGAGTTCCTGCTGGGCGAAGTGTACGATGGGTGTAATGTGAGCGACAACGAGCACCGGGACCTGGCGCCACTCTACCGGCCGGTCTATCTGACGGTTGTCCGCAGCTCGCAGCAAATATCGGCCAAAGCGGTCGAGCGCAACAACCGTCGACAATCAGCTTCAGCCGTCCTGGGCGGCGGTCCTATGCCGTCCTCATCGATGGATGGCGGTGGGGGGGCGTGCAGTAGCGGAACGAACGGTGGCGCTGTCGGTAGTAAAGGTacggtggaaggaaaaaatgatCTCCAGCGGCACCGGAAGTAG